A genomic segment from Amycolatopsis camponoti encodes:
- a CDS encoding DUF1330 domain-containing protein: MTAYGLAHLRPPAVLPEDVFEYLERIQATLDPYGGKFVVHGSPVHVVEGEWPGALVVIEFPGLDAAREWYDSPAYREILRLRADHIPGDLVLVEGCGPDHDSAAMAAAMRAASVPR, translated from the coding sequence ATGACCGCCTACGGACTCGCCCACCTGCGCCCGCCCGCCGTGCTGCCTGAGGACGTCTTCGAGTACTTGGAACGCATCCAGGCGACGCTCGATCCGTACGGCGGGAAGTTCGTCGTGCACGGTTCGCCGGTGCACGTCGTGGAAGGCGAATGGCCCGGTGCGCTCGTCGTCATCGAGTTCCCGGGCCTCGACGCCGCGCGCGAGTGGTACGACTCACCCGCCTACCGCGAGATCCTGCGCCTGCGCGCCGACCACATCCCCGGTGACCTGGTGCTCGTCGAAGGCTGCGGCCCGGACCACGACTCGGCCGCCATGGCCGCGGCGATGCGCGCGGCGAGCGTGCCCCGATAA
- a CDS encoding GNAT family N-acetyltransferase — protein sequence MEEIVTQLEMTAADQLNPAPAVDGVALQPTGPGPVIRDLHVRIGTPYRWPSASRTDEDWESWLAEPNRRYRLIEYRGDVAGAADVESQPGGDVEITTFGLLPEFVGKGLGGYALTLVVADAWALPGTKRVWLHTSTLDHPNALPNYLRRGFRGFSRPA from the coding sequence GTGGAGGAGATCGTCACCCAGCTCGAAATGACCGCCGCCGACCAGCTCAACCCGGCGCCGGCCGTCGACGGCGTCGCGCTCCAACCCACCGGACCGGGGCCGGTGATCCGCGATCTGCACGTCCGGATCGGGACGCCGTACCGGTGGCCGAGTGCGTCCAGGACCGACGAGGACTGGGAAAGCTGGCTGGCCGAACCGAACCGGCGGTACCGGCTCATCGAATACCGCGGCGACGTCGCGGGCGCCGCCGACGTCGAGTCGCAGCCCGGCGGCGACGTCGAGATCACCACCTTCGGCCTGCTGCCGGAGTTCGTCGGCAAGGGGCTCGGCGGCTACGCGCTCACCCTCGTCGTGGCCGACGCGTGGGCACTCCCCGGCACGAAAAGGGTCTGGCTGCACACCTCGACGCTCGATCACCCGAACGCCCTGCCGAACTACCTGCGCCGCGGCTTCCGCGGGTTCAGTCGTCCAGCTTGA
- a CDS encoding PPOX class F420-dependent oxidoreductase: MASETDRLAAERYVVLTTFRRDGRAVPTPIWVAGDGGELVFNSVRDVGKVKRIRNSGRVEVQACDLRGRKTHGAKVSGQARLLDLDDTRRVQGVIGRKYGVFGRLSMFFSKLRGPADRTVGIAVKLDD; this comes from the coding sequence ATGGCATCCGAAACGGACCGGCTCGCGGCCGAGCGCTACGTCGTCCTGACCACGTTCCGCCGCGACGGGCGCGCGGTGCCGACCCCGATCTGGGTGGCGGGCGACGGCGGCGAGCTCGTCTTCAACTCCGTGCGCGACGTCGGCAAGGTCAAGCGCATCCGCAACAGCGGCCGGGTGGAGGTGCAGGCCTGCGACCTCCGCGGCCGCAAGACCCACGGCGCGAAGGTCAGCGGGCAGGCCCGGCTGCTGGACCTCGACGACACCCGGCGGGTCCAGGGCGTGATCGGGCGCAAGTACGGCGTCTTCGGGCGCCTGTCGATGTTCTTCTCGAAGCTGCGCGGCCCGGCCGACCGGACGGTCGGGATCGCCGTCAAGCTGGACGACTGA
- a CDS encoding ABC transporter permease: protein MNPALTLATTRRILTQLRHDPRTVVMLIVVPTLLMVLLRYVFNSTLVFSRIAPALLGVFPFLIMFLIASITTLRERTTATLERLMTLPIGRLDLLFGYALAFGSIAVVQVALAAGVSLGWLGLDLAGSVVMLLVIAVLDALLGMALGLFVSAFARTEFQAIQFMPVFVLPQILLCGLFVPRADMGWLLRWLSDVMPLSYAVEALTRVTASSTIDAVILRNLVVVACCALLALVFGAATLRRRTP from the coding sequence GTGAACCCGGCGCTGACGCTCGCCACCACCCGGCGCATCCTCACGCAGCTGCGGCACGACCCGCGCACCGTCGTGATGCTGATCGTGGTGCCCACGCTCCTGATGGTGCTGCTGCGCTACGTCTTCAACTCGACGCTGGTGTTCAGCCGCATCGCGCCCGCGCTGCTCGGGGTGTTCCCGTTCCTGATCATGTTCCTCATCGCGTCGATCACGACGCTGCGGGAGCGGACCACCGCCACCCTCGAACGCCTGATGACGCTCCCCATCGGCCGGCTCGACCTGCTCTTCGGCTACGCGCTGGCGTTCGGCTCGATCGCCGTCGTCCAGGTGGCGCTCGCGGCGGGCGTCTCGCTGGGGTGGCTCGGTCTCGACCTCGCCGGTTCGGTCGTGATGCTGCTGGTGATCGCCGTCCTCGACGCGCTGCTGGGCATGGCGCTCGGGCTGTTCGTCAGCGCGTTCGCGCGCACCGAGTTCCAGGCCATCCAGTTCATGCCGGTGTTCGTGCTGCCGCAGATCCTGCTGTGCGGGCTGTTCGTGCCCCGTGCCGACATGGGCTGGCTGCTGCGGTGGCTGTCGGACGTCATGCCGCTGTCGTACGCGGTCGAAGCGCTGACCCGCGTCACGGCGTCCAGCACGATCGACGCGGTGATCCTGCGCAACCTCGTGGTGGTGGCCTGCTGCGCGCTGCTGGCGCTGGTGTTCGGCGCGGCGACCTTGCGGCGCCGGACGCCGTGA
- a CDS encoding ABC transporter ATP-binding protein — translation MTNSALEVTGLRVRRGGRMVVRDVSFAVPRGAVTGLLGPSGCGKTTLMRAIVGVQIVEGGTVTVLGLPAGSPPLRRRIGYATQNPAIYADLTVREALRYFAAVLRAPASDVDRVIDEVGLTDHAGKLVGSLSGGQHNRANLAVALLGEPELLVLDEPTVGLDPVLRDELWALFRRLADGGATLLVSSHVMDEAARCDRLLLMREGVLLADDAPLALRERTGAADLEGAFLHLVRAAS, via the coding sequence ATGACTAATTCTGCGCTCGAGGTCACCGGCCTGCGGGTCCGGCGCGGAGGCCGGATGGTGGTGCGGGACGTGAGCTTCGCGGTGCCGCGCGGTGCCGTCACCGGGCTGCTCGGCCCGAGCGGCTGCGGCAAGACCACGCTGATGCGGGCGATCGTCGGCGTGCAGATCGTCGAAGGCGGCACCGTCACCGTGCTGGGCCTGCCCGCCGGCAGCCCGCCGCTGCGGCGCCGGATCGGGTACGCCACCCAGAATCCGGCGATCTACGCCGACCTGACCGTGCGCGAAGCGTTGCGGTACTTCGCCGCGGTGCTGCGAGCGCCGGCGTCCGATGTGGACCGGGTGATCGACGAAGTCGGCCTGACGGACCACGCCGGCAAGCTCGTCGGGTCACTGTCGGGCGGGCAGCACAACCGCGCGAACCTCGCCGTCGCGCTGCTCGGCGAGCCGGAACTGCTCGTGCTCGACGAGCCCACCGTCGGGCTCGACCCCGTGCTGCGCGACGAGCTCTGGGCGCTCTTCCGCCGGCTCGCCGACGGCGGCGCCACGCTGCTCGTGTCCAGCCACGTCATGGACGAGGCGGCGCGCTGCGACCGGCTCCTGCTGATGCGCGAAGGCGTCCTGCTGGCCGACGACGCACCGCTCGCCCTGCGCGAACGCACCGGCGCCGCCGACCTCGAAGGCGCCTTCCTGCACCTCGTGCGGGCCGCGTCGTGA